A section of the Chloroflexota bacterium genome encodes:
- the nadD gene encoding nicotinate-nucleotide adenylyltransferase: protein MKLGVLGGTFDPIHLGHMAAADAARAAVSLDRVLFIPAGDPYLKAGTAISPGEDRLAMVRAAIEGHAGYEASTIELDRPGPTYTEETLAELQDAHGPDTELHFIVGADTVHDLSRWHAPAEVLSRCTLVVMGRPAQGDLDLAALDAIAPGSTARAVAVDLDVEVSATEIRRRAAAGESLEGLVPPAVERYIREHQLYKEQP from the coding sequence ATGAAGCTGGGGGTTCTGGGCGGCACGTTCGACCCCATACACCTCGGCCACATGGCCGCCGCCGATGCCGCTCGCGCCGCCGTCTCGCTCGACCGCGTCCTCTTCATCCCAGCCGGCGACCCGTACCTGAAGGCGGGCACGGCGATCAGCCCCGGCGAGGACCGCCTCGCCATGGTCCGCGCCGCCATCGAGGGCCACGCGGGCTACGAGGCCTCCACGATCGAGCTCGACCGCCCCGGCCCGACCTATACCGAGGAGACGCTGGCGGAGCTGCAGGATGCCCACGGGCCGGACACCGAGCTGCACTTCATCGTCGGCGCCGACACCGTCCACGACCTCTCGCGCTGGCACGCCCCGGCCGAGGTGCTGTCCCGCTGCACCCTGGTCGTCATGGGCCGCCCCGCGCAGGGCGACCTCGACCTCGCGGCGCTCGACGCCATCGCGCCCGGCTCGACAGCACGAGCCGTCGCAGTCGACCTCGACGTCGAGGTCAGCGCCACCGAGATCCGCCGCCGCGCGGCCGCGGGCGAGTCGCTGGAGGGCCTCGTCCCCCCGGCCGTCGAGCGGTACATAAGA